The Populus alba chromosome 4, ASM523922v2, whole genome shotgun sequence genome contains a region encoding:
- the LOC118054112 gene encoding signaling peptide TAXIMIN 1-like, with product MCCCCCDDDCKCRPLGFLLGLPFAFLSVILSIIGVFVWIVGLVLTCICPCCLCVTIIVEFALGLIKAPILVMKWFTSKIPC from the exons ATgtgttgctgctgctgtgaTGATGATTGTAAATGCAGGCCTCTAGGCTTTCTCTTAGGCCTGCCTTTTGCTTTCCTCTCCGTAATCCTCTCTATCATCGGGGTTTTCGTGTGGATTGTTGG ATTGGTGTTGACTTGCATATGCCCTTGTTGCTTGTGTGTGACCATCATAGTTGAGTTTGCACTGGGGTTGATCAAGGCTCCCATTCTGGTTATGAAGTGGTTCACCTCAAAGATTCCTTGCTAG